Proteins from a genomic interval of Hydrogenophaga sp. PAMC20947:
- a CDS encoding DUF6064 family protein, giving the protein MLPFTREQFLAVFVTYNEAVWPIHVWAYGLALVMSVLVIRPSAQRSRVVAGGLAAMWLWTGVAYHGMSFSAISNGAWGFAVLFVIQGLLFIEAGVLRGRLAFGQPKGWTAWLGWALVAWASIAYPLLGQVLGHGYPAIPMFGITPCPVTIFTFGLFLLTTESVPRRLLVIPVVWSLIGGSAAFLLATPQDWPLLVSGFTVLALLRRDADRRRDERERRMVRSQPGGLDPSHHEARFG; this is encoded by the coding sequence ATGTTGCCTTTCACCCGTGAGCAGTTTCTGGCCGTTTTTGTCACCTACAACGAGGCGGTGTGGCCCATTCATGTGTGGGCATATGGATTGGCGTTGGTGATGTCGGTGCTGGTGATTCGACCCTCGGCGCAGCGCAGCCGGGTGGTCGCGGGCGGGCTGGCCGCGATGTGGCTGTGGACAGGTGTTGCCTACCACGGCATGAGCTTCTCGGCCATCAGCAACGGGGCCTGGGGCTTTGCGGTCCTGTTCGTCATCCAGGGCCTGCTGTTTATCGAAGCGGGTGTGCTGCGGGGACGCCTCGCCTTTGGCCAGCCCAAGGGCTGGACCGCCTGGTTGGGCTGGGCACTGGTGGCCTGGGCCAGCATCGCCTATCCGTTGCTGGGCCAGGTGCTCGGGCACGGCTACCCGGCCATACCGATGTTCGGCATCACGCCATGCCCCGTCACGATCTTTACGTTCGGGCTGTTTCTGCTGACCACCGAATCGGTACCTCGGCGCCTGCTGGTGATCCCGGTGGTCTGGTCACTGATTGGCGGCAGCGCGGCCTTCTTGTTGGCGACGCCCCAGGATTGGCCGCTGCTCGTCAGTGGGTTCACCGTGCTGGCTTTGCTCAGACGCGATGCTGACCGCCGGCGGGATGAAAGGGAGCGGCGCATGGTGCGGAGCCAGCCGGGGGGCCTGGACCCCTCTCACCATGAGGCCCGTTTCGGATAG
- a CDS encoding Crp/Fnr family transcriptional regulator, producing MGTSLKLSPDQTANQLLAAMPTPAWLRIGHLLEAVDLPLGQVLYESGGIMSHVYFPINAIVSLLYVMEDGASAEIAVVGNEGLVGIALFMGGETTPSRAVVQSAGKGYRLRAADIKEEFGRSGPVLHLLLRYTQALITQMAQTAVCNRHHSLDQQLCRWLLLSLDRLSGNELVMTQELIANMLGVRREGVTEAALKLQKLDLIKYARGHITVLDRVGLEARVCECYAVVKTEYDRLLPDKLAA from the coding sequence ATGGGAACCTCCCTCAAACTATCGCCTGACCAGACGGCCAACCAGCTGTTGGCCGCCATGCCCACGCCAGCGTGGCTGCGCATCGGGCACTTGCTGGAAGCGGTGGACCTGCCACTGGGACAAGTGCTGTACGAATCCGGTGGCATTATGAGCCACGTGTATTTCCCTATCAATGCAATCGTTTCCCTCCTGTACGTGATGGAAGACGGCGCCTCGGCGGAAATCGCCGTGGTGGGCAACGAGGGCCTGGTGGGCATAGCGCTTTTTATGGGCGGCGAAACCACACCGAGCCGCGCCGTAGTGCAAAGCGCTGGCAAGGGTTACCGCTTGCGCGCGGCCGACATCAAGGAAGAGTTTGGCCGATCTGGCCCGGTGCTGCACCTGTTGCTGCGCTACACCCAGGCGCTCATCACGCAGATGGCCCAGACCGCCGTGTGCAACCGCCACCATTCGCTGGACCAGCAGCTCTGCCGCTGGCTGCTGCTGAGCCTGGACCGGTTGAGCGGCAACGAGCTGGTGATGACGCAAGAACTGATCGCCAACATGTTGGGCGTGCGCCGCGAAGGCGTGACCGAAGCGGCGCTCAAGCTGCAAAAGCTCGACCTGATCAAGTACGCGCGTGGCCATATCACGGTGCTCGACCGCGTTGGGCTGGAAGCGCGCGTCTGCGAGTGCTACGCAGTGGTGAAGACCGAATACGACCGATTGCTGCCCGACAAACTGGCTGCTTAG
- a CDS encoding Crp/Fnr family transcriptional regulator, translated as MPQAENDLIQQLPQAARKRLLDQCEPFDLELSAELSVRGQPLSHAHFPLEGFISLVIDVDDYPALEVGMVGRESMLGSELVLGLAKTPWRALVQGAGKSWRIEAEALRKECIASPELRQVMKTSLLVRLHQQTLASACERFHMLGPRLARWLLMSQDRAQADCFHVTQEFMALMLGVRRVGVTEAAGEFQQNGLIKYHRGELTVLDRSALEAQACSCYAADKLLYKELTEVQQ; from the coding sequence ATGCCACAAGCCGAAAACGATCTGATTCAGCAACTGCCCCAGGCAGCGCGCAAGCGCCTACTGGACCAGTGTGAGCCATTTGACTTGGAGCTGTCCGCCGAGCTCAGCGTGCGCGGACAGCCGCTCAGTCACGCCCACTTCCCGCTTGAGGGCTTTATTTCGCTGGTAATCGATGTGGACGACTACCCCGCGCTGGAAGTGGGCATGGTGGGGCGTGAATCCATGCTGGGCTCGGAGTTGGTGCTGGGCCTGGCCAAGACGCCATGGCGTGCGCTGGTCCAGGGCGCAGGAAAAAGCTGGCGCATAGAAGCCGAGGCTCTGCGAAAGGAATGCATCGCCAGCCCTGAGCTGCGCCAAGTGATGAAAACCAGTTTGCTGGTGAGGCTGCACCAGCAGACCCTGGCCTCGGCCTGTGAGCGCTTCCACATGCTTGGCCCGCGTCTGGCGCGTTGGCTGCTGATGAGCCAGGACCGCGCACAGGCCGACTGTTTTCACGTCACACAGGAATTCATGGCGCTGATGCTTGGTGTACGGCGCGTGGGCGTGACGGAGGCTGCGGGTGAGTTCCAGCAAAACGGCCTGATCAAATACCACCGAGGCGAACTCACCGTGCTGGACCGCTCGGCGCTGGAGGCGCAGGCTTGCAGCTGCTACGCCGCAGACAAGCTGCTCTACAAAGAGCTGACCGAAGTCCAGCAATAG
- a CDS encoding type II CAAX endopeptidase family protein: protein MLILALCFGLRIADVFLIRSDEWFGELILSKVVGLSIVIAYAIWSGHGLDRIGFRKTSFTSVIWIGFGLTAAVMAATFLVQFLFLRAQGADPNFSVGIQGFTLAQQAEGQNGFLPFTRILVFNLVNATMEESLFRGLLLTHLVVTMSRMRANVVQALLFGLWHIVWPLRAFYDGEMALGAAMSYGAGYMLVATMMGFAWGCFFIWFRSLWVGIFAHAFQNIALNVFQITTAAGASGLALFTTLEALVFVALLPLVFGLSKRWRG, encoded by the coding sequence ATGTTGATCCTTGCGCTGTGTTTTGGTCTGCGAATAGCAGACGTGTTTCTTATTCGATCAGACGAGTGGTTCGGCGAACTCATCCTTTCCAAGGTGGTGGGCCTTTCCATCGTGATCGCTTATGCCATCTGGTCAGGCCATGGGCTCGATCGAATCGGTTTTCGAAAAACCTCTTTCACTTCGGTGATCTGGATCGGCTTCGGGCTGACTGCCGCGGTCATGGCCGCAACTTTCCTGGTCCAGTTCCTCTTTCTCAGGGCGCAGGGAGCAGATCCGAATTTTTCTGTGGGTATTCAAGGTTTCACCCTTGCCCAGCAAGCTGAAGGACAAAACGGCTTCCTGCCATTTACAAGAATTTTGGTGTTCAATCTGGTCAACGCAACAATGGAGGAAAGCCTGTTTCGAGGCCTGCTGCTGACCCATCTGGTTGTGACGATGTCCCGAATGCGGGCCAACGTGGTTCAGGCCTTGCTGTTTGGACTTTGGCACATCGTTTGGCCACTCCGCGCGTTCTACGATGGAGAAATGGCGCTCGGTGCCGCAATGTCTTATGGTGCGGGCTACATGCTTGTCGCAACGATGATGGGTTTTGCATGGGGGTGCTTTTTCATCTGGTTCCGCAGCTTGTGGGTCGGCATTTTTGCGCACGCATTTCAGAATATCGCACTCAATGTCTTTCAAATCACGACTGCGGCGGGCGCATCCGGGTTGGCGCTTTTCACCACGCTGGAGGCCTTGGTGTTCGTGGCGCTGTTGCCTCTTGTTTTTGGGTTGTCGAAGCGGTGGCGGGGGTGA
- a CDS encoding type II CAAX endopeptidase family protein, with product MPSSTSSVVIGEPVAYHGETPSAASLIMFFALAFAWSWACWLLAPALQVDSPVAATTLALAGGFGPSLAAVVLVAYGAGMAGLRRWLLRCMRWRLRWHWFVLAFAFPVVIMGLAAAAHVVLGGTLPPSRAAGHVGMAAANFLLVFLAGGPVGEEFGWRGYALPALQARWGWRVASLLLGVVWAIWHLPLFYSPGTVQSLLPGGLFALSAIAASVLFAWLYNRSGGSVIPVLVLHTAVNAWSLIIPVMLLPDGSNLRPFQLVVGMLVLTAAALLCCGGKLFNKFVAPA from the coding sequence ATGCCTTCATCAACCAGTTCGGTCGTGATCGGCGAGCCTGTGGCGTACCACGGCGAGACCCCCTCCGCAGCGTCCCTGATCATGTTTTTCGCCCTGGCTTTCGCCTGGTCCTGGGCATGCTGGTTGCTCGCGCCGGCGCTGCAGGTGGACTCGCCCGTTGCGGCCACAACGCTGGCGTTGGCGGGCGGCTTTGGACCGAGCCTCGCGGCGGTGGTCCTGGTCGCCTACGGAGCCGGCATGGCTGGCCTGCGCCGCTGGCTGCTGAGGTGCATGCGGTGGCGTTTGCGTTGGCACTGGTTCGTACTGGCCTTTGCATTTCCCGTGGTCATCATGGGGCTGGCCGCCGCCGCCCACGTCGTCCTGGGTGGCACCTTGCCTCCTTCAAGGGCCGCGGGTCACGTGGGGATGGCGGCAGCGAACTTCCTGCTCGTTTTCCTGGCAGGCGGCCCGGTGGGAGAAGAGTTCGGCTGGCGCGGATACGCCTTGCCGGCCTTGCAGGCGCGGTGGGGATGGCGGGTTGCCAGTTTGTTGTTGGGCGTGGTCTGGGCAATCTGGCACCTGCCGCTGTTTTACAGCCCGGGCACGGTGCAGAGCCTCTTGCCAGGGGGCCTGTTCGCGCTCAGCGCCATCGCCGCCTCGGTGCTGTTTGCGTGGTTGTACAACCGCAGCGGGGGCAGCGTCATTCCGGTGCTGGTGTTGCACACCGCAGTGAATGCCTGGTCCTTGATCATCCCGGTGATGTTGCTCCCGGATGGCAGCAATCTGCGGCCGTTTCAGCTCGTCGTCGGCATGTTGGTCCTGACGGCCGCAGCGCTGTTGTGCTGTGGCGGAAAATTGTTCAACAAGTTTGTGGCGCCCGCTTAG
- a CDS encoding response regulator gives MTITAQDVLNARILIVDDQPANVELLEDMLHQAGYLSVFSTTNPNTVAAMHQQTPYDLILLDLQMPGMDGFQVMESLNAAATGDYVPVLVVTAQPDHKLRALQAGAKDFVSKPFDLVEVQTRIRNLIEVRLLHQRLAKHNLFLEQVVLERTTELRESEARYRALTELSTDWYWEQDSEGHFTKVSGPVLEMLGLPGPTDEDGAGPPSDSQGWNETERQMLQARIAARSPFLDVVINRVLPDGTPRQYRVSGTPMFDTRCTLTGYRGFGVEIIPLPIA, from the coding sequence ATGACCATCACCGCCCAAGACGTGCTCAACGCACGCATCCTCATCGTTGACGACCAGCCCGCCAATGTGGAACTGCTCGAAGACATGCTTCACCAGGCGGGCTACCTGAGCGTGTTCAGCACCACGAACCCAAACACCGTGGCGGCGATGCACCAGCAGACACCTTACGACCTGATCCTGCTCGATCTGCAGATGCCCGGCATGGACGGCTTCCAGGTGATGGAGAGCCTGAACGCCGCCGCCACCGGGGACTACGTGCCGGTATTGGTGGTCACGGCGCAACCGGACCACAAGCTGCGAGCCCTGCAGGCCGGTGCCAAAGACTTCGTGAGCAAGCCCTTTGATTTGGTTGAAGTGCAGACGCGCATCCGCAACCTGATCGAAGTGCGCCTGCTGCACCAGCGACTGGCCAAACACAATCTGTTCCTGGAACAGGTGGTGCTGGAACGCACCACTGAGTTGCGCGAGAGCGAAGCGCGCTACCGGGCGCTGACCGAACTGTCCACCGATTGGTATTGGGAGCAAGACAGCGAGGGGCACTTCACCAAAGTGTCGGGGCCAGTACTGGAGATGCTGGGGCTGCCAGGACCGACCGATGAAGACGGGGCCGGCCCGCCATCCGACAGCCAGGGTTGGAACGAAACCGAACGCCAGATGCTGCAGGCCCGAATCGCGGCGCGCAGCCCGTTCCTCGACGTGGTAATCAACCGGGTGTTGCCCGATGGCACACCCCGGCAATACCGGGTGAGCGGAACGCCCATGTTCGACACCCGCTGCACACTCACGGGCTACCGGGGTTTCGGCGTCGAGATAATCCCGTTGCCGATCGCCTGA